The sequence tgttgttaAGCATTGACCTGCACATTTCCTGTGCTATCCTTCTGCAACACCTGAATTCCTATCACAGGATTAAAACAGGGTTGTCTTATCTTCATAAACACTTTGTTAAGAAGCAGTCTGTTAACACTTTGTTAACAGAGACGTGAAGGCTGTCAAACCTCCCCAGACCCATAAACTCCTCGCGAATCAGAAACACAGTACATCATCCACAGTTGGAAGTGGCCCGCCCTCACCCTTCCAGGTCGCCGTTGAGCTGATCGCAGAAGGCATGGATGCCCCCCCAGTCCGTGTCCTTGTTCAGAGGGTTCGTGGCTTTGTCTGTCGTAATGGGAGAAAAAATATGATACCGCAGGGCAGACAAAGGCGCCACTGTGATGCCGCGCAGGGACATTTCCTACCCATGCACTGGTCATCTCGACACTAAGACGCGAATGTTGAGGATTTCAGATTACTTCATTAAAAAGCAATCTGATTTACTGAATGTCAAGTTGCTTGCTTCATAGAATCTGACACCAGAGTGCCATGTAACCCCCCAGCACCATAGACACAGCACATAGACACaccacatatacacagacacaacacatagACAACCCCCAGCACCCAACACATGGACCAGCCCAAGGACCTAACACATAGACACAACACATAGACAATCCCCAGAACCCTACAGATGATAGACAAACGCATCCCCATGTACAGTACAATGGAGCTAGCCTGCCTATGAGTGTCCGTATATAAGTGGCCCAGTAGAGGAGCCATGCCTCTGATGCCATGTCTCCCTGCCCTGCTAACGCCTGCTCTGGGCTATGTTGACAGCTGTCTAGCACAACAAGCTAAGAGGCAAGCTAGCTCTTTAGCAGTCTGGCGGGGAGGATAGTGGGCAGTCTTAGCGCTCGTTATCTCGTTTATGGCTAGCCGTTCAAAGGCGAACAGTTTGTACACTTTAGTGTCTTAAGGGACGGTTGTCGGGTGTTGTTGTAGTTTAAAATACTCACTAATGCGAGACTCCAAACTCTCGGCGTCCGGCGGTGTAGCCATCATTGACGGGATCTGTGTTAACCTGGATGTTCTCGCGAGATTTGGGCCATCACCTGAACGCGCTGACGAAGCGCGTCCTGGACAGACAGGATCTGAGACCAGTGTCGAATTGGTGGATGATGACTTCTGGTGACTCGACACAGGAGATCAAGCGATTATATTGAATCTATTATGTTACCCTATATTCAATGAAATCACTTATATTACACTGAACACTGAAACAATTTTGGACCTTGGTAAATCATTTGGACAACATTCAGAAGATCTGGAGCAATGAGCCACACCACCGTTCAAAATAAACTTGACAGAGCAGAGGCAACAGGAGGACCTCTCTATCTAATTATAGAGACCCTGAAATGTGTCTCCCTCTAGCGGCAGACACGGGTCACCGCGGCCGTGCATGTAGCCGCTGGGAGCTGCAGAGCCACATTACCTGGCCCATTTAATGGATATGTAATATCTTTTTCGATGCATGTCTCTCTATGATTCTCATATGTTAATGGATTTGAGGAAGACGGTGTTCAGCATGGCTTCAGCAGAGTTGTGGACAAACAACCGTGCAACGGACTTTTTCTAGTGAGCGGTCGTTTTATTTTGCAAGTTTAAATCACAGTAAATTTGTATTAAGGGCGAGAAAGTCGACCACCTGTGCATCGTTTTCTGGAGACTTGACTGTTATTGAGACATGAAGAGGAGTTTTTAACGTTCTGCGACCATCTCTCAAGGAGGCGGTGTTGTTTACCAACACCGCGACCCCTGAACCCATCAATGCATTGCTCTCTGTCTGCAGGTTAATCTCATGATGACTAATCCCCCTCAGGAGATGGACCCGCTGGCGTTCCGGCTTTCTTCTGGTCAACAATCCAGACCCACAGACCATATCTACCGTAAGTGGACCATCTGACCCCTGAACCCTCAATTCCGAACTAAACCCGGATTTCTGTTGTATATGGCACTGGTTTTGTCTGCATATCTAGTGTATAATGCATGAACAACTGTTTGTGTGAGGCCTTACACGTCACTTCAACTCTGTATAGCTGAATGTAGTGCTTCAGCTCAAGAGTTACACAGAGGAGATCCTGATCCCATTCAATTCTATTAGAAAGGGTCTCAGGTTCTGTTTAACCTAATCAGCAGGGCCGTGCACAGACCTTGTGATGGGCAAGCAAattaagaccccccccccctccccccatgtcACTGAGCAATAGTTATGTAATGAAGATGACCAACTCGGTTTGATATGATATATTTAGAAGGATATTTATACATGAAACAAGAGCATGTCAACTTTGCAAGCATTTATAGTACATCAACCAAGGAAAATGCATAATTGAGAATTAAAATGGTGCTCCTGGGTAAACGCTTCCACTCCCAGTGTCAACACACCAggctgtctcctcctcctccccggagCTCTGGAACCTGCCAGACCGCTCCCTCCCATAGAGCCGACGGACGCTCTGCCGAGCAGGACCCCCTGGAGAACCTTGTGGATAGACGGCCACCACACTTCAGGTAAAACACAGAAAGAGATCGGATGATAACCAAaggggacttttattttgaagcaaGCAATTCGTTTTGGTTGGGTTGTTTTTTAACTCGAAAGGATTAGGGTCATTACTTTTCTTGTGCATCAAGCATTTCCTTACTCTGTTAGAACAATTATGAGGACCTGGAATTTATTCCGACTGACAACAGCCTACATGTAGGCATCTTGCCTGCCTGCTCCTGAATGATTATATCATGTATCAGTGAATACAtttatctgtattcactgtaattacttttttaaaaacATCAGTAATATTCTGCGTCCtctcaggtcaaaggtcaaggtGAAGAGGTCAACTCCTACCACAGTTTTGCGGACAGCCACTGAGGAGACATTGTGGATCGCGGGCCCGGAGTTTACATCACACGGGGAAGGTTGCGAGTTAAACTCCCGTTATCGCCCGGAACCCACCGTGGAGGGTCGTCGCCATAACGACGTCAAGCATGTCGAAGCCGCCAGCGCCTCCCGTTCCCGGGCCTCCCGTTCCCGGGCCTCCCGTTACCATGCCTCCGGCTACCATGCCTCCCGTTACCATGCCTCCCGTTACCACGCCTCCCGTTACCACGCCTCCCGTTACCACGCCTCCCGTTACCATGCCTCCCGTTACCACGCCTCCCGTTACCGTGCCTCCAGTTCCCGCCCCCAGGACCAAAAGACCCCCCAGAGGGatcccacctcctccaggtggGTGGGCCGCCTGTGAGCCGGACGCTGGAGACTCAGTGTACATTTAATGTGGATGCTCAAACTCAATGTTTGCCTTTTTATCTTTCCTTCTGTACAGATAATTCATCCCATCCAAACCAACCTACAACCCCTCCTCATCCCACGTAAGCAGTTATACATTTGTTATTGTTTAGACCGTGTTTTTTAcgaaatacatttaaatgaaatcaAAAGTTTTGAAAGTGTATATTTCCAACTCAGTGATTATCTGATTGCGGGAGTCCAGTCATCTTTATTTGTGTGAGTAGAATAAATAAAGTGAGaataaataataagtaaaaGGAATAAAAGAGTCAGCCAACCTGGAGGGGGCAGGACCTTATACCTTTTCCTGAAAAACGAAGTGATGAGAAATTGTTTATCGTCTACTAACTACATTCCTATTATGCACCTTAATCCTGGCCTTCTCGCCCATTTCCTTGCTGCGCTAGCCTGAAAGCTAAAAGCAGGCACCCATGGATGACCATGGTCCATCCAGGTCCCTGGACCCAGCTTCCTCCTGCACCGTCTCCATTCACCCCTCCATGGGCCAGCTCTCTGCCCGGCCACCACAGAGGATGGTTCAAGGCCAGGGTCGCCCCGCCCAACCCCTTTGCCGAAGCCCACAAGGTGGCTAACTACATTGCTGGACGAAAGGCTTCTAAACAGCCAGCCAATCAAACCAAGCGCTCCGAGCCCACCAGCCAATCGAGGAAAGCCCCCAGTCCCGCCAAAGAAAAGTCGGGTGTTGCGGGCCAGCCAAGCTCAACGGATGGGTCGAATGCGGTTAATGTAGCCAGTACTAGCAGCATAGCCTCGCCCATGGCACCGGCCTCGATGGATTCCTCAAACGCTCCTGGTTTGGGTAGCTCAACCCAGGATGGCCCTCTGAGCGGACCAGTAGAAGGAGCTCATCCACCTGGTTCTCTGACTGTGCCAGAGGCAGGGGCCACGGGTGGTGGGGCAGACACAGCAGGGGGGCGTGGGAGGCCAGACTTTGCAGGAACGATTAGCCTCCGTGGCTCAGCTAGTGGGTACAGACCACCTGCTCCGGCTAGTTCTGGAGGACTAGGGAGTTTTGCAGACATAGGTTGCGAGGTTCCTGGGGTACCAGACTTGGGGAATGCTTTATGTGGATTGCCCATTGATAGGGGAGCGGATATAACAGCCCAAAGAGGTCTACCTGCTCCCATTGAGGTACCAATGGGATTATCTGGTTTAGCTATCGAACTGGGGTTGCCTGAGGCGGCGGGACAAGCTACCTTGATGGCTCTATCAAGTAGTCCTGGATTAGCGGGTGGCCCTTTGAGTAGCGGACTACCAGGTGCTAATCCACTTGGTTCTTCTCATCTTCCTGCTATAGGCAGCCGGCTCGGCAAACCAGACTTAATGCAGTCTGACAACTTGGGTGGCTTATCTAGAGGTGTTGATGTGGCTAGTTTTGTCGGACAGGGCCGTTCAGCGGACATTGGAGACAGTCCTGAGGTACCGGGCGTACTGGGTGAGTGCCCTGCTGTGGGGGGCTTGATGGAGTCTGCGTGCGCAGGTGCGTTTGCCGCAACCCCTGGACTCTCCTCCATCCCCAAGAGCTTCTCCGTGCCGGCCATCTTCTCTGGCCTGAAGAAGGGCAGGACGACTCTGTCCCTGAGCGAGGTGAGAGATGTGTGCAGAAGCCCGGCCTGGCCTCCTAGGGGAGTGACATTATCTTCCTGATTTTATATGTGTATAAGCCAAATAAAATGGATGCTTCCATTGGGCGGGAGAGAGTGCACTGTTCTACTTAGTCATTCGAACAAAGTTGTTCATAGTGTAGAAGGActacaaagtgtgtgtggttattAGTTGAATAATGAATTGCTGAAAGATTTGTCATTTTTTGATGTGTTTAATGTTATTGTGTTGACTATGTTGGTAGAGACCCGACCCAAGACCTGCAGTTCCTCGATCCAACACGATGCAGGCCTCCCTCTCCAGCCGCCCGCAGGCTCCAGGCTACGGCTTTCCACCAATCAAGAGGAAGGTAGGCGGAGTGTGTTCATCACATTTACCTCCACCTATAACCTCCGGGTTCCGGACTTGTGTTTCAGGTTTTGAATGTGGATCAAAGCAGTTATAAAGACACTTTAAGGACAAAGCACTCAGAAGAGATGCCCTGTTTGTGTCAGAAATTAAACAAGAGCAGTCTAAAATCGAAATTTCTCAACTGttattctcacagagcattttTACTCCCCAATAGCTGCTGGATGGCTAAATTAATTCTAAGTAATTTAAATCGTACTGCTAATTTTTAATCTACAAAGCACTATTTAAGAGAACAAACATTTTTATTTCCCATAAAGACACGTTttgttcttgtttgttttgtaatgcatgtgtgtgtcccattTGTACGGAGTATTAACGGTTAAAGGAATGATTTCAGGTACGAACTGATGCATGCGTTCCCACTGACGACCTGCAGGGGGAGCTGGAAGAGGTCAGCACGcgactggaggagctggagttgTGCGGCGCGCAGCTGGAGAGCAAGCTGAGAGACTGCAGAAATAGTGTGTTTTATAGTGTGTAGTCAAACCAGGGGCATTTCCACCAGAAGGCCCTAGTATTTGAGCTACTAGAGCCACTCCCCGTATAGTATATTGTAGTGGGTAGGAGGGCGTTGAAGAACTGGGGCTTTAGATGGTACCACTGTTTACTAACTCCAAGTGCAGCATGAGATAAAGTAATTCTGCTAAGGGAAATTGTAAAGACaactttatatatttgttttatagttactttaaatatctatatattattttatgggTTTCAATGTTTAGTTTGCGTTCTTGTCAAATGTGCTAAAGAAGTTGCTCAAAGTAACAAAAAGGGCTtgacaaataaatgtgtttatgcTGACAAAATAGCAGGCCTTTTATTAATAATTGTCTATATGGAATCTAAAGAAAAGGAAGAGGAGGCCATGCTGACGGACTGGATGGCTCTGATCCAGGAGAAACAGACGCTGTTACGCAGAGAGGCGGAGATCACCCAACTGTAAGTAACAAACATGGCTCATCAAACCGGGACCACTCACTGAGGGGTTGTGTGTGGTGGCtgaagggtttgtgtgtgttctatgtgGCTGTGTTTCCAGGACAGAGCAGAAGACGCTGGAGGAGAGGCAAGCTGACCTGGAGTACAAGCTCCGATGTCTGCTCATCAAACCAGGTGAGACGCTCCGCCCTCACCTGGAGCTGACGACCAcgtctaactgtctgtctgactgacttaTACTGTAGTTACTGAATAATATACAACTAAGTACAGTAAAACAGGTCATCTCCCGGTAGCAGGTAACACTCTATTCCTGATGCGTTCCTTTAGATAGGGTCAccgtttaaagtgtgtgtgtgtgtgtgtgtgtgtgtgtgtgtgtgtgtgtgtgtgtgtgtgtgtgtgtgtgtgtgtgtgtgtgtgtgtgtgttggacggtgtgtgtgtgtgtgtgtgtgtgtgttggacagaGAGTGAGTGGAATGCTGAGGAAGAGGCCCAGGAGCAGAAGATGATGGAGGATCTGGTGGCCGTCATTGAGCAGCGCAACGCGATCATCAGCAGCCTGGATGAAGACCGCCAAAGGTGACAGACTTAACACTGAGCTGTTTTACTGAGGCAGTCActtgaaagtgaaagtgaaagcgaCTTCATGTTTTAGTACTCAAGTGAAAGTGACATCTGAATGAAACTGTTGTATTTAACGTTAAGTTTgcacattaaaaaataacagtAAACATATATGAATAATAAAGGACCTAGGAATAAAATATGTACGATATTAAGACCTAATATAAAATGTGTACAATGGGTGCGGAGAAACTATTTTGAaggtgttgtttttctttccagGGAAAAAGAAGACGATTCTGTGCTGGGAGCCATGAAAAACCAAGGTGGGCTGAATTATGTTTATAAGGCTTATGCTACATACAGTTGACTACTCCGAGTCAATGCCAGTGCGTTCATATCTCTGAGTCCGATTTTGAACTAGCCtgccaaatacatttttgccaCAAATTCAGTGACATTCACGGTGATCTTTATCAAGTGATGTTGACGTGTGCTACAAATGGCATACCTCTAAATAAAATATAGAAACCTTTATTTTATGATTGTTATATTTATAACAGTGGTCTTTGCTGCATGTTTGTTTTCAGAATTCCAGAAAAGGGGACTCAGTGAGCTGAAGAAATCCAAAGGAAAGTTCAAGCCCATGAAAGTGTTTCGGATGCTAGGCGCCCAAGAATCCAAGGACAAGaagaactgaactgaaatatgTCCAGAACACCTGACTGTGTTCTGCACTTTAAGAGAATAATCATACGTGATCCATTCAATATTTCGATCATCAGGGGATTTAAGTTATGTGGAGATACAACACTGCATTTTTAAGCAGGTTTTGTCCTCATGACCAAAATGATAATGGTCCTCATCCAAATCATACTTAGCGGTATAGAAAatgcaatttattaaataaaatgtatgcattCAAAATATGCCCACAGATTCAGTACTTTTCTGCactatttattcaataaatattttcaGAAATTAATGCTCATGAATGAATGTAGAATTTGTTGAGGAACTGCGCACGAAGCGGAACCATTAAGAGAGGTTCTCAGGAGTCTACGGACGTAATACAGAGTTGCAGCGCCTGCACCGGAAGTCCTGAAAGCAAGTCCAGCATACAGGGAAACACATCACTCTGTAATTAAGCCAGGAAATAAGTCTACCAAAAGACCTATTGTCGATTATTTCACATCATCATGTCAGACAACGAAGATAAGTGAGTACCCACCGATCCTGGATCAGAAATGCAGAAGTTTAAGAAGCCTCACAGTAACGTGGGATTGAGTGGACAGGAtcatgggtggattactgcacgagcacaccgggcacatgcccaggggcccaagggctcaggggggcccttgggcccccttgagccgccccacaagttaggCTAACAGTTACTAActaccccacaagttactaacagtggggcccagggccccacaagttactaacagtggggccctggacccacaagttactaacggtggggccctggaccccactgttagtaacttttaatgttgcattgtcgaagcaatcagcagagaaatacaaaaattcaagcgaaaacagcaatagtaggcctattactactgagtaaataaattaataacaaGATCAccagggggcactatttcagtttgtgaatttgagaccggtcacgaacaagtcactgtcatttaaacatggagcaacggcgaactctaagtggagcgttgaagcgaaaattaaaaaaagaaaaagaaacaagagAAACTGCCGCCTTGCAAAATGTACCTCGTATTTcccaatttttttaaaaaaaacatacaatctaCTGTAGAAGCTCAGGAGCCTGTTGCTACGGGAGATGAAGAGCAACGAGCTGGCAAAAATATTAACGTGCCGCTACCACCACCAGACATCATGGAGGATTTCGCACGGAACAGAgcccggaaaaaatgcatttcataggtgaaatgcattactgtcatttaatgtaaggaactgttcgcattgagttgctttaagtcgtttttatttgtggttgaaaaCGGTGCATTCGGaattcgttcaaatcgccaaaaattgcatcaattatatatatttttcatcctgttttggttaaataaagatgcatttattggTAATAATTAAtgtgaggttgcctttcctgtgctacaaatcctgctgagttgcaggtataggccaatgacttattatcgccaataagtgtgtgtgtattctgggtgcgtgtgtttatgttggaaggggggggggggcctgtggagtccacgtgcccaggggcccgatatgtcataatccgtctatgGACAGGatagtgtgttgatgtgttcacCTAACATCgcatatttatttagattacTCTTTTGGCACCTACAATAATCGATTAAATAATCATGTTGTGTGAATCGTAATCAAGTGCGAGAATCGTAAGGATAcattaaaaaacatacaataagcaAAGCAGCCATCTACCTTTAAGTGCTTCATTATAGAGAATATAATATAAACTGTTAATTGGTTGTATACAattttatatacagtatatatatgtgaGCTTCTCCGTGCCGGCCATCTTCTCTGGCCTGAAGAAGGGCAGGACGactgtgtccctgagcgaggtgAGAGATGTGTGCAGAAGCCTGGCCTGGCCTCCTAGGGGAGTGACATTATCTTCCTGATTTTATATGCGCATAAGCCAAATAAAATGGATGCTTCCATTGGGCGGGAGAGAGTGCACTGTTCTACTTAGTTATTCGAACAAAGTTGTTCATAGAGTAGAAGGActacaaagtgtgtgtggttattCGTTGAATAATGAATTGCTAACGATTTGTCATTTTTTTACGTGTTTAATGTTATTGTGTTGACTATGTTGGTAGAGACCCGACCCAAGACCTGCGGTTCCTCGATCCAACACGATGCAGGCggcactaccaacacaatgttatggctgagcagcttactgtggtaaaatggccgccagtggtgacgttcgactccattggccagcagcgcggacgaggcatctagttaatatagcctatatatctATGGATGgatcctctcctggaaccgtcaccttatcgtggtggagaggtttgcgtgtccctgtgaacctgagggctgtgttgtctggagccttgtgctcctggtagggtctctcatggcagagtggtctcaggtgaggggccagactaagaatggttaaaaaaactccaatgaataacgaaaaaagagatgtgacccggcccggaggaagcccggggcccccgtctggagccaggcccagacggagggctcgatggcgagcgcctggtggccgggtttgccacggagcccggtcgggcacagcccgaacacactacgtggcaccccccctctcttcatcccatgggcccaccacctgtgggaagacccgttggggtcgggtgcgcagccacatgggtggcagcgaaggtcaggggtctcgacggaccagacccgggcggcagaagctggctctggggacgtggaacgtcacctcgctgtggggaaaggaacaggagcttgtgagggaggtggagcgctatcagttagatctggtggggcttacctccacgcacagtctcagctctggtaccgtactcctggataagggttggactctattcttctccggagttgccgagggcgtgaggcgccaggcgggtgtggggatactcataaatccccggctgagcgccacggtgttggagtttaccccggtagacgagagggtcgcctccctgcacctaagggttgtaggggggaaaactctgactgttgtttgtgcgtatgcaccaaacagcagttcagagtactcggccttcttggagaccctgaatggagtcctgtatggggctccagtaggggactccgtagttctgctgggagacttcaacgcccacgtgggcaacgatggagacacctggagaggcgtggtggggaggaacggcctccctgatctaaacccgagcggtcgtttgttattggacttctgtgatagtcatggattatccataacgaacaccatgttcgaacataagggtgctcataagtgtacctggtaccagagtaccagagtgccgaagatcgatgatcgattttgtgatcgtgtcatctgatctgaggccgcatgttttggacactcgggttaagagaggggcggaactgtcaaccgtctggaggaggcccccgtcctaggtatcttcaactcacacctccggcggagt comes from Gadus macrocephalus chromosome 2, ASM3116895v1 and encodes:
- the LOC132452306 gene encoding MICAL-like protein 1 isoform X2, whose product is MSKPPAPPVPGPPVPGPPVTMPPATMPPVTMPPVTTPPVTTPPVTTPPVTMPPVTTPPVTVPPVPAPRTKRPPRGIPPPPDNSSHPNQPTTPPHPTLKAKSRHPWMTMVHPGPWTQLPPAPSPFTPPWASSLPGHHRGWFKARVAPPNPFAEAHKVANYIAGRKASKQPANQTKRSEPTSQSRKAPSPAKEKSGVAGQPSSTDGSNAVNVASTSSIASPMAPASMDSSNAPGLGSSTQDGPLSGPVEGAHPPGSLTVPEAGATGGGADTAGGRGRPDFAGTISLRGSASGYRPPAPASSGGLGSFADIGCEVPGVPDLGNALCGLPIDRGADITAQRGLPAPIEVPMGLSGLAIELGLPEAAGQATLMALSSSPGLAGGPLSSGLPGANPLGSSHLPAIGSRLGKPDLMQSDNLGGLSRGVDVASFVGQGRSADIGDSPEVPGVLGECPAVGGLMESACAGAFAATPGLSSIPKSFSVPAIFSGLKKGRTTLSLSERPDPRPAVPRSNTMQASLSSRPQAPGYGFPPIKRKGELEEVSTRLEELELCGAQLESKLRDCRNKKEEEAMLTDWMALIQEKQTLLRREAEITQLTEQKTLEERQADLEYKLRCLLIKPESEWNAEEEAQEQKMMEDLVAVIEQRNAIISSLDEDRQREKEDDSVLGAMKNQEFQKRGLSELKKSKGKFKPMKVFRMLGAQESKDKKN
- the LOC132452306 gene encoding collagen alpha-1(I) chain-like isoform X3, which encodes MSKPPAPPVPGPPVPGPPVTMPPATMPPVTMPPVTTPPVTTPPVTTPPVTMPPVTTPPVTVPPVPAPRTKRPPRGIPPPPDNSSHPNQPTTPPHPTLKAKSRHPWMTMVHPGPWTQLPPAPSPFTPPWASSLPGHHRGWFKARVAPPNPFAEAHKVANYIAGRKASKQPANQTKRSEPTSQSRKAPSPAKEKSGVAGQPSSTDGSNAVNVASTSSIASPMAPASMDSSNAPGLGSSTQDGPLSGPVEGAHPPGSLTVPEAGATGGGADTAGGRGRPDFAGTISLRGSASGYRPPAPASSGGLGSFADIGCEVPGVPDLGNALCGLPIDRGADITAQRGLPAPIEVPMGLSGLAIELGLPEAAGQATLMALSSSPGLAGGPLSSGLPGANPLGSSHLPAIGSRLGKPDLMQSDNLGGLSRGVDVASFVGQGRSADIGDSPEVPGVLGECPAVGGLMESACAGAFAATPGLSSIPKSFSVPAIFSGLKKGRTTLSLSERPDPRPAVPRSNTMQASLSSRPQAPGYGFPPIKRKVGGVFSSHLHPPITSGFRTCVSGFECGSKHRHHIGRRRLHCFSPLPRQNATAVKPADSSRSAVKPADSVFCRTCIY
- the LOC132452306 gene encoding MICAL-like protein 1 isoform X1; translated protein: MSKPPAPPVPGPPVPGPPVTMPPATMPPVTMPPVTTPPVTTPPVTTPPVTMPPVTTPPVTVPPVPAPRTKRPPRGIPPPPDNSSHPNQPTTPPHPTLKAKSRHPWMTMVHPGPWTQLPPAPSPFTPPWASSLPGHHRGWFKARVAPPNPFAEAHKVANYIAGRKASKQPANQTKRSEPTSQSRKAPSPAKEKSGVAGQPSSTDGSNAVNVASTSSIASPMAPASMDSSNAPGLGSSTQDGPLSGPVEGAHPPGSLTVPEAGATGGGADTAGGRGRPDFAGTISLRGSASGYRPPAPASSGGLGSFADIGCEVPGVPDLGNALCGLPIDRGADITAQRGLPAPIEVPMGLSGLAIELGLPEAAGQATLMALSSSPGLAGGPLSSGLPGANPLGSSHLPAIGSRLGKPDLMQSDNLGGLSRGVDVASFVGQGRSADIGDSPEVPGVLGECPAVGGLMESACAGAFAATPGLSSIPKSFSVPAIFSGLKKGRTTLSLSERPDPRPAVPRSNTMQASLSSRPQAPGYGFPPIKRKVRTDACVPTDDLQGELEEVSTRLEELELCGAQLESKLRDCRNKKEEEAMLTDWMALIQEKQTLLRREAEITQLTEQKTLEERQADLEYKLRCLLIKPESEWNAEEEAQEQKMMEDLVAVIEQRNAIISSLDEDRQREKEDDSVLGAMKNQEFQKRGLSELKKSKGKFKPMKVFRMLGAQESKDKKN